In Thioalkalivibrio paradoxus ARh 1, the following are encoded in one genomic region:
- a CDS encoding LEA type 2 family protein → MLPSRRLFLFAATAALAAGCAGVRPGYEQPSLMLDSFRAVPSEGLSPRFAIGLRVVNPNPSALPLRGMSYNVEFEGHRLITGVAGDLSSVPAYGESVIEVQAGLDLLSGVRLFNDLLSDPHRERFRYNLRARLDTGGLRRFLTLEEAGELSLAALGR, encoded by the coding sequence ATGCTTCCTTCCCGACGCCTGTTTCTGTTTGCCGCGACCGCGGCCCTTGCGGCAGGTTGCGCCGGCGTACGTCCCGGATACGAACAGCCCTCGCTGATGCTCGACTCGTTCCGGGCCGTACCCTCGGAGGGCCTGTCGCCGCGCTTTGCCATCGGCCTGCGAGTGGTGAACCCCAACCCCTCGGCACTGCCGTTACGCGGAATGAGCTACAACGTCGAATTCGAAGGACACCGGTTGATCACGGGCGTCGCCGGGGACCTGTCGAGCGTGCCAGCCTACGGGGAGTCTGTGATCGAGGTCCAGGCCGGCCTTGATCTGCTCAGCGGCGTGCGACTGTTCAACGACCTGCTGAGCGATCCGCACCGCGAGCGTTTCCGCTACAACCTGCGCGCACGGCTCGACACCGGTGGCCTGCGGCGATTCCTGACGCTGGAAGAAGCGGGCGAACTCTCGCTTGCGGCCCTCGGGCGCTAA
- a CDS encoding DUF1840 domain-containing protein — translation MLLTFHTPAYADITMFGDVAQTLIERMGHMPTVPGAIAAEDVPEALERLRRSIEEERLRTVAKPRPDADDEDRVSLAHRALPLIELLEAAAGAQDYVMWDR, via the coding sequence ATGCTGCTGACCTTTCATACGCCCGCCTACGCCGATATCACGATGTTCGGCGATGTGGCGCAGACCCTCATCGAACGGATGGGGCATATGCCGACGGTGCCCGGTGCGATCGCGGCGGAAGACGTCCCCGAAGCGCTGGAGCGGTTGCGCCGGTCGATCGAGGAAGAGCGGCTCCGGACCGTTGCGAAGCCCCGTCCGGATGCGGACGACGAGGATCGGGTCAGCCTCGCGCACCGCGCGTTGCCATTGATCGAGTTGCTCGAGGCTGCGGCCGGCGCCCAGGACTACGTGATGTGGGATCGATAG
- a CDS encoding GlsB/YeaQ/YmgE family stress response membrane protein: MSLTQLAVILVVGGLAGWVAGILVHGGGQGIVINVVVGILGALLGGWVVGALGIAVTGGLGSLFLTATLGAVILLSILRLVTRR, encoded by the coding sequence ATGAGCCTGACACAGCTGGCGGTGATCCTGGTGGTCGGTGGCCTGGCGGGGTGGGTGGCCGGCATCCTGGTCCATGGCGGGGGACAGGGAATCGTGATCAATGTCGTGGTCGGGATCCTCGGGGCGCTGCTGGGCGGCTGGGTGGTCGGCGCGCTCGGGATCGCCGTTACCGGCGGGCTGGGGAGCCTGTTCCTGACGGCCACTCTCGGCGCGGTGATCCTGCTTTCGATCCTGCGGCTCGTGACCCGGCGTTGA
- a CDS encoding lytic transglycosylase domain-containing protein yields MTLIRFLLLGLIAWAPIAGAQLYTYVDAHGTRVYTDRPPSGVSYRQVSVPGSAAARSSSQLFVYQGADGKRLVTNQRQQDHALTLIATYGRPTASVRCRLRAEDVMPVGSGPYDDIIVQEAAARELDPLLVKSVIWVESCFDPKAVSPVGAHGLMQLMPATAGELGVTDRFDPAQNIRGGVTYLSQMLDRFDQQLDLALAAYNAGPGAVERYNGIPPFRETRNYVERVNTHYRLHVAQSEAESTAQATTD; encoded by the coding sequence ATGACCCTGATCCGATTTCTGCTCCTCGGGCTGATCGCCTGGGCGCCTATTGCGGGGGCCCAGCTGTATACCTATGTCGACGCACATGGCACGCGAGTGTACACCGACCGGCCGCCATCGGGCGTGAGTTACCGGCAGGTTTCCGTTCCCGGATCGGCTGCCGCGCGCTCGAGCAGCCAGCTCTTCGTGTACCAGGGGGCCGACGGCAAGCGGCTGGTCACCAATCAGCGCCAGCAGGACCATGCCCTGACGCTGATCGCGACCTATGGCCGTCCGACTGCCAGCGTGCGCTGCCGTCTCAGGGCCGAAGACGTGATGCCGGTCGGTTCGGGTCCGTACGACGACATCATCGTGCAGGAGGCGGCTGCCCGGGAACTCGACCCGCTGCTGGTGAAATCCGTGATCTGGGTCGAGTCCTGCTTCGACCCGAAGGCGGTGTCGCCGGTCGGCGCGCACGGACTGATGCAGCTGATGCCGGCGACGGCGGGGGAACTCGGCGTGACCGACCGCTTCGACCCGGCGCAGAACATCCGGGGGGGCGTAACCTACCTGTCCCAGATGCTCGACCGCTTCGATCAGCAGCTGGACCTGGCGCTGGCCGCATACAACGCCGGCCCCGGGGCGGTTGAGCGGTACAACGGGATTCCACCGTTTCGCGAGACGCGCAACTACGTCGAGCGCGTCAATACACACTACCGGCTGCATGTCGCGCAGTCCGAAGCGGAGTCGACTGCACAAGCCACGACGGATTGA
- a CDS encoding biotin--[acetyl-CoA-carboxylase] ligase has product MPDALLWLSSQYYRFVVEDSPVAGVPALADLAIRLEEACPRRWGGVELLPSVDSTNRWLLDSPVLVPDRFQVCVAQHQTAGRGRRGRAWVSAGRASLTFSVARALRPRERPNPALALAAGVGLARGLAACGVSGFELKWPNDLVTPAGAKLGGILVEARNPSAERAAAIVVGVGLNLADAAALGVDRPVANLSQFSGAPGVPVSGLLASILCALADAWDGFAQSGLAPFVQEYARMDHLAGRRVRVADSGEEGRVVGIEVRDGALLLERAGRRSRLYSGDVSVRVVADG; this is encoded by the coding sequence ATGCCGGACGCTCTTTTGTGGCTCAGTTCACAATATTACCGTTTCGTGGTTGAAGATTCACCAGTCGCAGGGGTGCCGGCCTTGGCCGACCTGGCGATCCGGCTGGAAGAAGCCTGTCCGCGGCGCTGGGGCGGGGTCGAACTGCTGCCATCGGTAGACTCGACCAATCGCTGGCTTCTGGACAGCCCGGTCCTGGTCCCCGACCGGTTCCAGGTCTGCGTCGCGCAGCACCAGACGGCCGGGCGCGGGCGGCGGGGACGTGCCTGGGTTTCGGCCGGGCGAGCGAGCCTGACCTTCTCGGTTGCCCGCGCGTTACGGCCCCGCGAGCGGCCGAACCCCGCACTCGCGCTCGCTGCCGGCGTGGGGCTGGCCCGGGGACTCGCGGCCTGCGGGGTAAGCGGCTTCGAATTGAAATGGCCCAATGACCTGGTGACGCCCGCAGGCGCCAAGCTGGGCGGCATCCTGGTCGAGGCGAGGAACCCCTCTGCAGAACGGGCAGCGGCGATCGTGGTGGGGGTCGGCCTGAACCTTGCGGATGCCGCAGCACTGGGAGTCGACCGGCCGGTCGCGAATCTAAGCCAGTTCTCGGGTGCCCCCGGGGTCCCTGTGTCGGGTCTGCTGGCGTCGATCCTGTGCGCGCTCGCCGACGCCTGGGACGGTTTCGCGCAATCGGGCCTGGCTCCCTTCGTGCAGGAATATGCGCGGATGGACCACCTCGCCGGTCGCAGGGTCCGGGTCGCGGACAGCGGCGAGGAGGGCAGGGTCGTCGGCATCGAAGTTCGGGACGGAGCGCTGCTGCTGGAGCGGGCCGGGCGGCGCAGTCGGCTGTATTCCGGCGATGTCTCGGTCCGGGTGGTCGCCGATGGCTAA
- a CDS encoding type III pantothenate kinase produces MANTWLLDLGSSRLKWQVRSDSGEILARGGSAWPGSSPRPELPSLAPDRIWISHVGPAERAQALLAWVRPRFAPVPVQYVRAEPHGPAGLRLDYDHRQLGADRFCALLGVLARGREPAVVIDAGTALTVDVLGADGRHLGGYIAPGLRPGWSAVTRLLPGTLREQIATTLSGPAQRDAAADAGAPGHGTAAALERGWMLGLEGAVERLGAAAETAAGAGAQWWLTGGDAPWLAESLGPAVRVEPDLVLDGLWLYACWSGVGTGGQR; encoded by the coding sequence ATGGCTAATACCTGGTTGCTCGATCTGGGAAGCAGTCGGTTGAAGTGGCAGGTGCGCTCCGATTCCGGCGAAATCCTGGCCCGCGGCGGCAGTGCCTGGCCGGGATCCTCGCCGCGGCCCGAGTTGCCGTCCCTGGCGCCGGATCGCATCTGGATCTCCCATGTCGGACCTGCCGAACGGGCGCAGGCGCTGCTTGCCTGGGTTCGACCGCGCTTTGCGCCGGTGCCCGTACAGTACGTGCGCGCGGAACCCCATGGGCCAGCAGGGTTGCGACTGGACTATGACCACCGGCAATTGGGTGCCGACCGATTCTGCGCGCTGCTGGGCGTGCTGGCCCGCGGGCGCGAGCCGGCCGTGGTGATCGATGCAGGCACCGCGCTGACCGTCGACGTCCTCGGCGCGGATGGGCGACACCTGGGCGGGTACATCGCGCCGGGGCTGAGGCCCGGGTGGTCCGCGGTGACGCGCCTGCTGCCCGGAACGCTGCGCGAGCAGATCGCCACGACGCTGTCGGGCCCGGCGCAGCGAGACGCGGCAGCCGATGCGGGGGCGCCGGGCCATGGCACGGCGGCCGCGCTGGAACGGGGCTGGATGCTCGGGCTGGAGGGTGCTGTTGAACGCCTGGGCGCCGCCGCAGAGACCGCGGCCGGTGCCGGCGCGCAGTGGTGGCTGACTGGAGGCGACGCACCCTGGCTGGCCGAGTCCCTGGGGCCTGCGGTGCGGGTCGAGCCCGACCTCGTGCTCGACGGTCTCTGGTTGTATGCCTGCTGGTCGGGCGTCGGCACCGGGGGGCAGCGATGA
- a CDS encoding thioredoxin family protein — protein MRARRPLATPGHTTTGQSAFPRATTAAVWLLLTLLLASLAAAGRAALPEDDYPRGSQIGWQSFEPALFTRARAENRPLFLYFHGQWCTWCRDFQDDSLEHPTVVKVLERDYIPVLIDLDRRRDLFTRYGGRGLPFVVILDANEDVRGRFTGHVGPNDLARVLAERRLQISVTGRELTPDDEPIDTLEGFLAMLDEVYDPDADRLSGSAMFGTLSKRPQPWTYSVLLHQDAWRERMPGLLDRAVADLGDLEDGGFFFFYDPDQTDPDRARETSKRLEQNAAFLWLFSDAYAVFGKERYRAVVERSLDYLQQHLWNAEERRFYTSQYSDNFYYAQPAAVRSNLPPPPVDRTTYADASGQAIAALLRAARALDDPALVSWAREALEGLDEHLRSGDGYLHALPDEGPAELEGYLPAQVWPGIAWHLYRGMNAGADDTREQDILAGIAAFLDPELGGYRERIGSELDPWVEVRTQAALAWWLAGLPDEMVTAAGIEPDRVHAQLRLVPGADPDDAALGFWALDRVSPAPAVTPAD, from the coding sequence ATGAGAGCACGCAGACCACTCGCCACGCCCGGGCACACGACGACCGGGCAGAGCGCCTTCCCCCGCGCCACCACGGCCGCCGTGTGGCTGTTGCTCACGCTGTTGCTGGCCAGTCTGGCGGCGGCCGGCCGGGCCGCACTGCCGGAGGACGACTATCCGCGCGGTTCGCAGATCGGCTGGCAGTCGTTCGAACCCGCGCTGTTCACCCGGGCACGCGCCGAGAACCGACCGCTGTTTCTGTATTTCCACGGGCAGTGGTGCACCTGGTGCCGGGATTTCCAGGATGACAGTCTGGAACACCCGACCGTGGTCAAGGTCCTGGAACGCGACTACATTCCGGTGCTGATCGACCTGGACCGCCGCCGGGACCTCTTCACCCGCTACGGCGGCCGGGGGCTGCCATTCGTGGTGATCCTCGACGCGAACGAGGACGTGCGGGGCCGTTTTACCGGGCACGTGGGGCCGAACGACCTGGCCCGGGTACTTGCCGAACGGCGACTCCAGATCTCGGTTACCGGGCGCGAACTGACCCCGGACGACGAGCCGATCGACACGCTCGAAGGCTTTTTGGCCATGCTTGACGAGGTCTACGATCCCGATGCCGACCGACTGAGCGGCAGCGCGATGTTCGGCACCCTGAGCAAGCGTCCGCAGCCCTGGACCTACAGCGTCCTGCTGCATCAGGACGCCTGGCGCGAGCGCATGCCCGGATTGCTGGATCGCGCGGTCGCGGACCTGGGCGATCTCGAAGACGGTGGATTCTTCTTTTTCTACGACCCGGATCAGACCGACCCGGACCGCGCGCGCGAGACCTCCAAGCGCCTGGAGCAGAATGCCGCATTCCTGTGGCTGTTCTCCGACGCCTACGCCGTGTTTGGAAAGGAACGTTACCGGGCGGTCGTCGAGCGCAGCCTGGACTACCTGCAGCAGCACCTCTGGAACGCCGAGGAACGCCGGTTCTACACCAGCCAGTATTCGGACAACTTCTACTACGCCCAGCCTGCAGCGGTGCGCAGCAACCTGCCACCGCCTCCGGTGGACCGCACGACCTACGCGGACGCCTCGGGACAGGCGATCGCCGCGTTGCTGCGGGCGGCGCGTGCGCTGGACGACCCGGCGCTGGTCTCATGGGCGCGCGAGGCGCTGGAAGGGCTGGACGAACACCTGCGCTCGGGCGACGGGTACCTGCATGCATTGCCCGACGAGGGCCCCGCCGAACTCGAAGGCTACCTCCCCGCACAGGTCTGGCCGGGCATCGCCTGGCATTTGTACCGCGGCATGAACGCCGGCGCGGACGACACGCGCGAACAGGACATCCTCGCCGGGATCGCCGCGTTCCTGGATCCCGAACTCGGGGGCTACCGCGAACGCATCGGCAGCGAGCTCGATCCGTGGGTGGAAGTTCGCACCCAGGCCGCGCTGGCCTGGTGGCTGGCCGGGCTGCCGGACGAGATGGTTACGGCCGCCGGGATCGAGCCGGACCGGGTCCATGCGCAGCTGCGCCTGGTGCCGGGCGCCGATCCGGACGACGCCGCATTGGGGTTCTGGGCCCTGGACCGTGTTTCTCCCGCGCCTGCGGTAACGCCAGCGGACTGA
- a CDS encoding SRPBCC family protein encodes MPSIETRALLPADPDTVFGMIRKVEDFPRYTSAVERVTAIGPERYHWEVRVSGVVYEWDVEVIQCEPPRRLAWRSLTGIANTGRYRLTPAPGGTDVTLVIDYSLNSRLLDHTVGRVAGPIVRRISTEVLRRVHRQLASGGA; translated from the coding sequence ATGCCCTCGATCGAAACCCGCGCCCTGTTGCCCGCAGACCCGGACACGGTATTCGGGATGATCCGCAAGGTCGAAGACTTTCCCCGCTATACCAGCGCGGTCGAGCGTGTGACCGCGATCGGGCCGGAACGCTATCACTGGGAGGTTCGTGTCAGCGGGGTCGTCTACGAATGGGATGTCGAGGTGATCCAGTGCGAGCCGCCCCGGCGCCTGGCTTGGCGGTCCCTGACCGGCATCGCCAATACCGGCCGCTACCGGCTGACGCCGGCGCCGGGAGGCACCGACGTCACACTGGTAATCGACTACAGCCTGAACAGCCGGTTGCTGGACCATACCGTCGGCCGGGTGGCTGGCCCGATCGTGCGCCGCATCAGCACGGAGGTCCTGCGCCGCGTGCACCGGCAACTGGCCTCCGGAGGGGCCTGA